The genomic region GTATATCTGCCTGCAGCATGGCAATGTGGTGCAGAGCGAGGGCCAGGCTGTCGAGCACAGATCGAAAATCACCGCCATGATCCGCCACATCCTTGATTGCAGCCATCAGGCTGGCAGCATCACTCCGCGCCAGAGCGGACAACAATCTTTCTATAATTCCCTGGTCTATAGTGCCGAGCATTTCACGAACAGGATCCGTTTGCAGCACGCCGTTGCCGTACGCTATCGCCTGGTCCAACAAACTCAATCCATCTCGCATGCTGCCGTCAGCGGCACGCGCCAGCAAATCAACAGCCGGGGATTCGTACTGTATCGTTTCCGCCTGCAGAATTTTTTCCATCTGTTGATGAATTTGCCCGATCTCGAGTCGTTTCAATCCAAACTGCAGACATCGAGACAGGATGGTGACCGGCAATTTTTGCGGATCGGTTGTCGCAAGAAGAAACTTCACATGGGCAGGCGGTTCTTCCAGGGTCTTCAGCAGCGCGTTAAAGCTATGACCCGAAAGCATGTGTACTTCGTCGATGAGATAGACCTTGTATCGCCCCCGAGTCGGCGCGTACTGCACATTATCGAGCAGCTCGCGCGTATCATCCACCTTGGTACGGGATGCGGCATCCACTTCGAGCAGGTCTATATATCGCCCGGCATCAACCTCCTGGCAGGTTGAGCATTCGCCACATGGTCTTGACGAAATACCTTGTTCGCAATTGAGTGATTTGGCAAGAATCCTGGCGATAGTGGTTTTACCAACACCGCGGGTACCGGTAAACAGGAATGCATGATGGAGTCGTTGATTGTCCAGTGCATTAACCAGCGGTCGAACAACATGGGATTGACCCACCAGATCTTCAAATGTCCGCGGCCGCCACTTCCGGGCCAGCACTTCGTAACTCAAGCAATCTCCCCCAATTCCTGGAAATCTGGTGGCGGATCCAGCCAGCCT from Gammaproteobacteria bacterium harbors:
- the dnaX gene encoding DNA polymerase III subunit gamma/tau yields the protein MSYEVLARKWRPRTFEDLVGQSHVVRPLVNALDNQRLHHAFLFTGTRGVGKTTIARILAKSLNCEQGISSRPCGECSTCQEVDAGRYIDLLEVDAASRTKVDDTRELLDNVQYAPTRGRYKVYLIDEVHMLSGHSFNALLKTLEEPPAHVKFLLATTDPQKLPVTILSRCLQFGLKRLEIGQIHQQMEKILQAETIQYESPAVDLLARAADGSMRDGLSLLDQAIAYGNGVLQTDPVREMLGTIDQGIIERLLSALARSDAASLMAAIKDVADHGGDFRSVLDSLALALHHIAMLQADIQLSELSETDRAMLADYAEALSPEAIQLFYQVALHGKRDLPLAPDPRSGLEMSLLRMLAFKPLTLVDVGTPGSGESEISRADRGAPPASVAKPRLNTAAKVTPKTETLPAEIEVQSRVGLETGLAQAMTEECAQAPELFRWPVDCETWARWLDHWSIGGLLGQVLANAVPEAAETEDMAQLVMAVNASHLYSKEREQDLQKLLSERFGKPLRLSIRIGEAKGETPADRQLRINDEAQQAADAAIAADPNIKAMQDIFGARIKPGSVRPRTH